Proteins encoded together in one Miscanthus floridulus cultivar M001 chromosome 16, ASM1932011v1, whole genome shotgun sequence window:
- the LOC136513253 gene encoding IQ domain-containing protein IQM1-like isoform X1: MGLYHNEWAEALGIEISSPRAKDGTMVVNRTSLSSGKLMPSLSFKLWEAEAVVASMDHHDSSRRSECLIRDDSDSEVVFMATPTSPRVSSSPKCELDAAAVKLQKVYKSYRTRRNLADCAVVIEELWWKALDFASLKHSSVSFFNGGKPETAASRWARARTRVAKLGKGLSKNGKAQKLARQHWLEAIDPRHRYGHNLHIYYDVWSKSESTEPFFYWLDIGEGKEVSLEKCPRSKLQSQCIKYLGPKERQEYEVVVERGKLVYKKNGALVHTLDDSKWIFVLSTTKALYVGQKKKGSFQHSSFLAGGAITSAGRLVVKEGILKAIWPYSGHYLPTEENFKDFIRYLDENGVDLTHVKVNKCPLDKDDEYPLLSKPEAQANAAVSNGTDGAEHNTASAATDEHTSDSDVADGDVHRTTVDGNMSEAEEDDTDTHAHTDVDTEEEVQQHELPLPPYSGAVAAAELGKNHLTCRWSTGTGPRIRCVRDYPQDLQSRALEHVNLSPRLTGSPSRKRDPVPSPRPSPAMILSPRLASVGFQPQTAVSLTLPDFKRSRLQ, translated from the exons ATGGGATTGTACCACAACGAATGGGCTGAAGCTCTGGGCATCGAGATCTCCAGCCCGAGGGCCAAGGACGGCACCATGGTGGTGAACAGAACCTCCCTCTCCAGCGGCAAGCTGATGCCATCGCTGAGCTTCAAGCTGTGGGAGGCAGAGGCGGTAGTCGCTTCCATGGACCACCACGACAGCAGCAGGCGGAGCGAGTGCCTGATCAGGGACGACTCGGATTCGGAGGTGGTGTTCATGGCGACCCCGACGAGCCCGCGGGTGTCGTCCAGCCCCAAATGCGAGCTGGACGCCGCGGCGGTGAAGCTGCAGAAGGTGTACAAGAGCTACCGCACGCGGCGGAACCTCGCCGACTGCGCCGTGGTCATCGAGGAGCTGTGGTGGAAGGCGCTGGACTTCGCCTCCCTCAAGCACAGCTCCGTCTCCTTCTTCAACGGCGGCAAGCCCGAGACGGCGGCGTCGCGGTGGGCGCGCGCCAGGACGAGGGTGGCCAAG CTTGGCAAGGGGCTGTCGAAGAACGGCAAGGCGCAGAAGCTGGCACGGCAGCACTGGCTCGAAGCT ATTGACCCGAGGCATCGGTACGGGCACAATTTGCACATCTATTATGATGTCTGGTCCAAGAGCGAGAGCACAGAACCCTTCTTTTATTG GTTGGACATTGGGGAAGGCAAAGAAGTAAGCCTTGAGAAATGCCCTAGGAGTAAACTTCAGAGCCAATGCATCAAGTACCTTGGACCA AAAGAGAGACAAGAGTATGAAGTTGTGGTGGAGAGGGGAAAGctagtgtataagaaaaatggagcTCTTGTGCATACTTTGGACGATTCCAAGTGGATTTTCGTCCTCAGCACCACCAAGGCACTCTATGTTGGACAG aagaagaaaggatcaTTTCAGCACTCGAGTTTCTTAGCTGGTGGAGCCATAACATCTGCAGGAAGATTGGTCGTCAAAGAAGGAATCCTCAAG GCTATATGGCCGTACAGTGGTCACTACCTTCCAACTGAAGAGAACTTCAAAGACTTCATCCGCTACCTTGATGAGAACGGTGTCGACCTCACACATGTCAAGGTAAAT AAATGCCCACTCGACAAAGACGACGAGTATCCCTTGCTGAGCAAACCTGAGGCTCAGGCCAACGCCGCCGTCTCGAACGGCACTGACGGAGCAGAACACAACACGGCCTCTGCGGCCACGGATGAGCATACGAGCGACTCCGACGTGGCCGACGGCGACGTTCACCGGACGACCGTCGACGGGAACATGAGTGAAGCAGAGGAGGATGACACCGACACCCACGCTCACACCGACGTCGACACCGAAGAGGAGGTGCAGCAGCACGAGCTGCCGCTGCCACCGTATAGtggtgctgttgctgctgctgagcTCGGCAAGAACCACTTGACGTGCCGGTGGTCGACGGGCACGGGCCCCCGCATCCGATGCGTCCGCGACTACCCGCAGGACCTCCAATCCAGGGCGCTGGAGCACGTCAACCTCTCGCCGAGGCTCACCGGCTCGCCGTCGAGGAAGAGGGACCCGGTTCCTTCGCCGCGCCCCAGCCCGGCGATGATCCTGTCTCCGAGGCTCGCTTCCGTGGGATTCCAGCCTCAGACGGCGGTGTCCCTCACGCTGCCTGACTTCAAGAGGAGCAGGTTGCAGTGA
- the LOC136513253 gene encoding IQ domain-containing protein IQM1-like isoform X2 produces MGLYHNEWAEALGIEISSPRAKDGTMVVNRTSLSSGKLMPSLSFKLWEAEAVVASMDHHDSSRRSECLIRDDSDSEVVFMATPTSPRVSSSPKCELDAAAVKLQKVYKSYRTRRNLADCAVVIEELWWKALDFASLKHSSVSFFNGGKPETAASRWARARTRVAKLGKGLSKNGKAQKLARQHWLEAIDPRHRYGHNLHIYYDVWSKSESTEPFFYWLDIGEGKEVSLEKCPRSKLQSQCIKYLGPKERQEYEVVVERGKLVYKKNGALVHTLDDSKWIFVLSTTKALYVGQKKKGSFQHSSFLAGGAITSAGRLVVKEGILKAIWPYSGHYLPTEENFKDFIRYLDENGVDLTHVKKCPLDKDDEYPLLSKPEAQANAAVSNGTDGAEHNTASAATDEHTSDSDVADGDVHRTTVDGNMSEAEEDDTDTHAHTDVDTEEEVQQHELPLPPYSGAVAAAELGKNHLTCRWSTGTGPRIRCVRDYPQDLQSRALEHVNLSPRLTGSPSRKRDPVPSPRPSPAMILSPRLASVGFQPQTAVSLTLPDFKRSRLQ; encoded by the exons ATGGGATTGTACCACAACGAATGGGCTGAAGCTCTGGGCATCGAGATCTCCAGCCCGAGGGCCAAGGACGGCACCATGGTGGTGAACAGAACCTCCCTCTCCAGCGGCAAGCTGATGCCATCGCTGAGCTTCAAGCTGTGGGAGGCAGAGGCGGTAGTCGCTTCCATGGACCACCACGACAGCAGCAGGCGGAGCGAGTGCCTGATCAGGGACGACTCGGATTCGGAGGTGGTGTTCATGGCGACCCCGACGAGCCCGCGGGTGTCGTCCAGCCCCAAATGCGAGCTGGACGCCGCGGCGGTGAAGCTGCAGAAGGTGTACAAGAGCTACCGCACGCGGCGGAACCTCGCCGACTGCGCCGTGGTCATCGAGGAGCTGTGGTGGAAGGCGCTGGACTTCGCCTCCCTCAAGCACAGCTCCGTCTCCTTCTTCAACGGCGGCAAGCCCGAGACGGCGGCGTCGCGGTGGGCGCGCGCCAGGACGAGGGTGGCCAAG CTTGGCAAGGGGCTGTCGAAGAACGGCAAGGCGCAGAAGCTGGCACGGCAGCACTGGCTCGAAGCT ATTGACCCGAGGCATCGGTACGGGCACAATTTGCACATCTATTATGATGTCTGGTCCAAGAGCGAGAGCACAGAACCCTTCTTTTATTG GTTGGACATTGGGGAAGGCAAAGAAGTAAGCCTTGAGAAATGCCCTAGGAGTAAACTTCAGAGCCAATGCATCAAGTACCTTGGACCA AAAGAGAGACAAGAGTATGAAGTTGTGGTGGAGAGGGGAAAGctagtgtataagaaaaatggagcTCTTGTGCATACTTTGGACGATTCCAAGTGGATTTTCGTCCTCAGCACCACCAAGGCACTCTATGTTGGACAG aagaagaaaggatcaTTTCAGCACTCGAGTTTCTTAGCTGGTGGAGCCATAACATCTGCAGGAAGATTGGTCGTCAAAGAAGGAATCCTCAAG GCTATATGGCCGTACAGTGGTCACTACCTTCCAACTGAAGAGAACTTCAAAGACTTCATCCGCTACCTTGATGAGAACGGTGTCGACCTCACACATGTCAAG AAATGCCCACTCGACAAAGACGACGAGTATCCCTTGCTGAGCAAACCTGAGGCTCAGGCCAACGCCGCCGTCTCGAACGGCACTGACGGAGCAGAACACAACACGGCCTCTGCGGCCACGGATGAGCATACGAGCGACTCCGACGTGGCCGACGGCGACGTTCACCGGACGACCGTCGACGGGAACATGAGTGAAGCAGAGGAGGATGACACCGACACCCACGCTCACACCGACGTCGACACCGAAGAGGAGGTGCAGCAGCACGAGCTGCCGCTGCCACCGTATAGtggtgctgttgctgctgctgagcTCGGCAAGAACCACTTGACGTGCCGGTGGTCGACGGGCACGGGCCCCCGCATCCGATGCGTCCGCGACTACCCGCAGGACCTCCAATCCAGGGCGCTGGAGCACGTCAACCTCTCGCCGAGGCTCACCGGCTCGCCGTCGAGGAAGAGGGACCCGGTTCCTTCGCCGCGCCCCAGCCCGGCGATGATCCTGTCTCCGAGGCTCGCTTCCGTGGGATTCCAGCCTCAGACGGCGGTGTCCCTCACGCTGCCTGACTTCAAGAGGAGCAGGTTGCAGTGA